TTATCTTCCTCTTGCGGAGGGGAAAATCGCTCGTATGAGGGGATTTCTTATGACCCATGTTACTCTGGATATTCAAAATATAGATTGCTTTTACGGAGATCGGCAGGTCTTGGAGAGGATAAGCTTATCCATTCAGAAGGGTGACTTCATTGGCATTGTGGGTCCCAACGGGAGCGGGAAGTCCACGTTCCTTAAGGTGATCAGCCGGACGCTCAAGCCGAAATCGGGCGTGGTTTATCTCGACGGTGAGGACATTCAACGGCTTAGCCCCCGTTTCATCGCCCGGAATTTAGCCGTTGTCCCTCAGGAAACATCGATTGCCTTTGCATTTACGGCTCTGGACATCGTGCTAATGGGAAGGTCTCCTTATTTGGGAAGGTTTGAGACCGAGGGGTATGATGATTTGAGTATCGCTAGGGCGGCGATGGAGAAAACCAACACCTGGCATTTGGCTGAAAGACCCATAACCAGCTTAAGTGGGGGTGAAAAACAGAGGGTGATTATCGCTCAGGCTTTGGCTCAGGAACCCTGCATTCTTCTACTGGATGAACCCACTTCCCACTTGGATATAAATCATCAATTGGAGATCATGGATTTGGTGAAAGGCTTGAATGGGGATGGTTTAACTGTGATCTCAGTCTTTCACGACCTCAACATGGCCGCTGAGTACTGCCAGAGTCTGGTTCTCTTGAATCAAGGGAAAATCGATGTTCACGGTCAGCCGGAAGAGGTTCTCACCGTGGAGAATATCAAAAGAGTTTTTAACGCGGATGTGCTGGTAAATCGACACCCGCTGACCAAAAAGCTGTATATT
Above is a genomic segment from Actinomycetota bacterium containing:
- a CDS encoding heme ABC transporter ATP-binding protein, whose product is MRGFLMTHVTLDIQNIDCFYGDRQVLERISLSIQKGDFIGIVGPNGSGKSTFLKVISRTLKPKSGVVYLDGEDIQRLSPRFIARNLAVVPQETSIAFAFTALDIVLMGRSPYLGRFETEGYDDLSIARAAMEKTNTWHLAERPITSLSGGEKQRVIIAQALAQEPCILLLDEPTSHLDINHQLEIMDLVKGLNGDGLTVISVFHDLNMAAEYCQSLVLLNQGKIDVHGQPEEVLTVENIKRVFNADVLVNRHPLTKKLYITLLPKLRKVSAVGSLKVHLICGDGRGALLMRELKNCNIWVSAGVLNALDSDEEVANSLEIPIVAEAPFSGITDEAYRRNLDLIFQSDLVVVANIPFGPGNIRNLHAAEEALNRGIPVILMEETEIGERDYTGGEAERMVKVLKEKGALVGRGLSEVLTLIERRAGEHHG